In Acidaminococcus timonensis, one DNA window encodes the following:
- a CDS encoding argininosuccinate synthase, producing MDKKDIKKVVLAYSGGLDTSCIIPWLKENYNNCEVITVTADIGQGEEVAPVHDKAIKSGASKAYILDLRDEFLREYAWPMVKSGAVYEKKYLLGTSIARPIIAKYLVDIALKEGADAIAHGATGKGNDQVRFELGIKALAPQLKVIAPWREWQIKSRDDAIDYAAAHNIPVPVTKKKDYSMDRNIWHLSHEGSELEDPSNEPKSEIYIMSQTPEAAPDKDEYLTLDFEQGVPVAVNGKKMDPVPMMELLNEIGKRNGIGIADMVENRLVGMKDRGVYETPGGTLIYYAHNELENLCLDRATYNYKEQIGIRYAELVYDGMWFSPLREALQAFVDETQKTVTGTVKMKLYKGNIISAGSTSPYSLYSKEYVTFGEDEVYNQADAQGFINLFGLPLTVRALMKQGKLK from the coding sequence ATGGATAAAAAAGACATTAAAAAAGTAGTACTGGCTTATTCCGGCGGCCTGGATACCTCCTGCATCATTCCCTGGCTGAAGGAAAACTACAACAACTGTGAAGTCATCACCGTCACCGCCGATATCGGCCAGGGCGAAGAAGTGGCTCCGGTTCATGACAAAGCCATCAAATCCGGTGCCAGCAAAGCCTACATCCTGGATCTGCGGGACGAATTCCTGCGGGAATATGCATGGCCCATGGTGAAATCCGGCGCCGTGTATGAAAAGAAATACCTGCTGGGTACCTCCATTGCCCGGCCCATCATTGCCAAATACCTGGTGGATATCGCCCTGAAGGAAGGGGCTGACGCCATTGCCCATGGGGCTACCGGCAAGGGCAACGACCAGGTCCGGTTCGAACTGGGCATCAAGGCCCTGGCTCCCCAGCTGAAGGTCATCGCTCCCTGGAGAGAATGGCAGATCAAATCCCGGGATGACGCCATCGACTATGCGGCCGCCCACAACATCCCCGTGCCTGTCACCAAGAAAAAGGACTATAGCATGGACCGGAACATCTGGCACCTGTCCCATGAAGGCAGTGAACTGGAAGATCCCTCCAACGAACCCAAATCCGAAATCTACATCATGAGCCAGACCCCGGAAGCCGCTCCGGACAAAGATGAATATCTGACCCTGGACTTCGAACAGGGCGTTCCTGTGGCCGTCAACGGCAAGAAGATGGATCCCGTTCCCATGATGGAACTGCTGAACGAAATCGGCAAACGGAACGGCATCGGCATTGCCGATATGGTGGAAAACCGTCTGGTGGGCATGAAGGACCGGGGTGTGTATGAGACCCCTGGTGGCACCCTCATCTATTACGCCCATAACGAACTGGAAAACCTGTGCCTGGACCGGGCTACCTACAACTATAAGGAACAGATCGGCATCCGGTACGCAGAACTGGTTTACGATGGTATGTGGTTCTCCCCGCTGCGGGAAGCCCTGCAGGCCTTCGTGGATGAAACCCAGAAGACCGTTACCGGTACCGTGAAGATGAAACTGTACAAGGGCAACATCATCTCCGCCGGTTCCACCAGCCCGTACTCCCTGTACAGCAAGGAATATGTGACCTTCGGGGAAGACGAAGTGTACAACCAGGCCGATGCCCAGGGATTCATCAACCTGTTTGGCCTGCCGCTGACGGTGAGAGCGTTGATGAAACAAGGGAAGCTGAAATAA
- a CDS encoding helix-turn-helix domain-containing protein, with the protein MARHSYEFKKKIVLEYLNSDKGCISISRKYGMASSSQLLKWAAAYKAFGDNGLKRSRSQKIYSFKEKLSVVESYLTNEISYQELAIRVGINNPSLISRWVNEFKIAGPDALRSHKKGRKKTLSQSKPKKTDTQVQQPMVNISVEHVQELENENLKLRIENAFLKELRRLRLEDEAKMRELRKSSPVSEDHSS; encoded by the coding sequence ATGGCAAGACACAGCTATGAATTTAAGAAAAAAATAGTACTGGAATACTTGAACAGTGACAAAGGGTGTATTTCTATTTCACGTAAATATGGGATGGCAAGTAGCAGCCAGCTGCTAAAGTGGGCTGCTGCTTACAAGGCATTTGGAGATAATGGTCTGAAGAGATCTCGCTCTCAAAAAATATACTCTTTCAAAGAAAAACTTTCTGTGGTAGAGTCTTACTTAACAAATGAAATCTCATATCAGGAATTGGCAATTCGTGTAGGAATCAACAATCCGTCATTGATTTCCAGATGGGTCAATGAATTTAAAATTGCGGGGCCGGATGCGTTACGGTCACATAAAAAAGGTAGGAAAAAGACTTTGAGCCAATCAAAACCCAAAAAAACAGATACCCAGGTTCAACAACCGATGGTCAACATCAGTGTGGAACATGTCCAGGAGTTAGAGAATGAAAACCTTAAACTCCGAATAGAGAATGCTTTTTTAAAAGAACTGAGGAGACTGCGTTTAGAGGACGAAGCAAAAATGAGAGAGTTGCGAAAATCATCTCCAGTCTCCGAGGATCATTCAAGTTGA
- the bioB gene encoding biotin synthase BioB has protein sequence MSILKSEELHALTDRIIEGYRLKQTDPEVQDLLTQPLAELQKEAGRLQTHFCGNHVDFCTIINARSGRCGENCKYCAQAACHHTGCEEYGFLDEEEIMKTAKADQDAGANRFAMVTSGRALTGKDFEKALTIYGHMRDKLTIDLCASHGIISREQLHRLRQAGVTSYHHNIETSRRFFPHICTSHTFDDRIRTIKAAQAEGMCVCSGGIIGMGETWQDRLDMAFTLQSLGIESIPINALMAIPGTGMEGRKPLPADDILRTIAIFRFINPTANIRLAAGRKLLPQNGATALKSGASASITGNMLTTSGTTIKEDMEMIRELGLTNH, from the coding sequence AAGTCCAGGATCTTTTGACCCAGCCCCTGGCCGAACTCCAGAAAGAAGCCGGCCGGCTGCAGACCCATTTCTGCGGCAACCACGTGGATTTCTGTACCATCATCAACGCCCGCAGCGGACGCTGCGGCGAAAACTGCAAATACTGCGCCCAGGCCGCCTGCCATCACACCGGCTGTGAAGAATACGGGTTCCTGGACGAAGAGGAAATCATGAAAACCGCCAAGGCGGACCAGGACGCCGGTGCCAACCGGTTCGCCATGGTGACCAGCGGCCGTGCCCTGACAGGCAAAGATTTCGAAAAGGCCCTGACCATCTACGGGCATATGCGGGACAAGCTGACCATCGACTTATGTGCCTCCCACGGCATCATCAGCCGGGAGCAGCTGCACCGGCTCCGCCAGGCCGGCGTCACCAGCTACCACCACAACATTGAAACCAGCCGCCGCTTCTTCCCCCACATCTGCACCAGCCACACCTTTGACGACCGGATCCGCACCATCAAGGCCGCCCAGGCCGAAGGCATGTGCGTGTGCTCCGGCGGCATCATCGGCATGGGCGAAACCTGGCAGGACCGTCTGGACATGGCTTTCACCCTGCAGAGCCTGGGCATCGAATCCATTCCCATCAATGCCCTGATGGCCATTCCCGGAACCGGTATGGAAGGCCGCAAGCCCCTGCCGGCCGATGACATCCTGCGGACCATCGCCATCTTCCGTTTCATCAACCCCACCGCCAACATCCGCCTGGCCGCCGGCCGCAAGCTGCTGCCCCAGAACGGGGCCACGGCCCTGAAGAGCGGTGCCTCCGCCTCCATTACCGGCAATATGCTCACCACCAGCGGGACCACCATCAAGGAAGATATGGAAATGATCCGGGAACTGGGATTGACCAACCACTGA
- the rbr gene encoding rubrerythrin, translated as MAELKGSQTEKNLWTAFAGESQAYNKYGYYASVAKKEGYERVAQNFLETSGNEREHAKIWFKALHGGSIPDTVANLKDAAAGENYEWTEMYKEFAETAEKEGFKDLAYKFKAVGAIEKHHEERYRALLKKVEDGTMFQRSEKTVWICSNCGHIVEAEKAPEVCPVCAHPKSFFMVNCECF; from the coding sequence ATGGCTGAATTAAAAGGTTCTCAAACTGAAAAAAATCTGTGGACGGCTTTTGCTGGTGAATCCCAGGCTTACAACAAATATGGTTATTATGCGAGTGTTGCCAAGAAGGAAGGCTATGAACGGGTAGCCCAGAATTTCCTGGAAACTTCCGGAAATGAACGGGAACATGCAAAGATCTGGTTCAAAGCCCTGCATGGCGGCTCCATCCCTGATACGGTAGCCAACCTGAAAGACGCTGCTGCCGGCGAAAACTATGAATGGACTGAAATGTACAAGGAATTCGCTGAAACCGCTGAAAAAGAAGGGTTCAAGGACCTGGCCTATAAATTCAAGGCTGTAGGGGCCATTGAAAAACATCACGAAGAACGGTACAGAGCCCTGCTGAAGAAAGTGGAAGATGGTACCATGTTCCAGCGCAGCGAAAAGACCGTTTGGATCTGCTCCAACTGCGGCCATATTGTAGAAGCTGAAAAAGCTCCGGAAGTATGCCCGGTCTGCGCTCATCCCAAATCCTTCTTCATGGTCAACTGCGAATGCTTCTAA
- a CDS encoding VanZ family protein produces MRKQSSFTWLFGLLLLLLLAFIWGQSLQPGTVSHGESRRVLGLIREVLGHNGVTDWLTDNRVRRLAHLTEYGAFGLTASLGAWHRWGRGYKKAVLALGVVIASLDETIQYFAGGRTATWQDVCVDAIGVSLGIAVAALLGRVWRGR; encoded by the coding sequence ATGCGCAAACAATCTTCTTTTACCTGGCTTTTCGGCCTCCTGCTGCTTCTGCTCCTTGCCTTTATCTGGGGGCAATCCCTGCAGCCCGGGACCGTTTCCCATGGGGAAAGCCGGCGGGTACTGGGGCTGATCCGGGAAGTGCTGGGGCACAATGGTGTGACGGACTGGCTGACGGACAACCGGGTCCGGCGGCTGGCCCATTTGACGGAATACGGGGCCTTTGGGCTGACAGCCAGCCTGGGCGCCTGGCACCGGTGGGGCAGGGGGTATAAAAAAGCCGTCCTGGCCCTGGGTGTGGTCATCGCCTCCCTGGATGAAACCATCCAGTATTTTGCCGGCGGCCGCACTGCCACCTGGCAGGATGTGTGCGTAGATGCCATAGGGGTGAGCCTGGGAATCGCCGTGGCGGCACTCCTCGGGAGAGTATGGCGAGGGAGGTGA
- a CDS encoding IS3 family transposase, protein MISSLRGSFKLKDILSYTQMPKATYMYWQKRFDRENPDQEVEEKIQEIRSQHKDYGYRRMTGELKNQGICVNKKKVQRIMQKLSLQVTSFTRKSRKYSSYKGKVGTIAPNRIHRRFETNIPHQKITTDTSEFKYYEADSQGHLTLRKLYLDPFLDMFNNEIISYGIAKYPSANSILEAQAKAIKITADCPYRRTFHSDQGWAYQMKFYTKRLKNERIFQSMSRKGNCHDNAVMENFFGLLKQEIYYGVTYYSYKELKGAIERYIKYYNEQRIKEKLGWKSPVQYRLSLQAA, encoded by the coding sequence ATCATCTCCAGTCTCCGAGGATCATTCAAGTTGAAAGACATTCTCTCCTATACGCAAATGCCCAAAGCAACCTATATGTACTGGCAGAAACGGTTTGACCGCGAGAATCCAGACCAGGAAGTAGAGGAGAAAATACAGGAAATCCGCAGCCAGCATAAAGATTATGGATACCGTCGCATGACCGGTGAGCTAAAGAACCAAGGGATTTGCGTGAACAAGAAGAAAGTTCAACGTATCATGCAGAAACTGAGCCTTCAGGTAACATCTTTTACCCGGAAGAGCCGTAAATACAGCTCCTATAAGGGTAAGGTAGGAACCATTGCTCCAAATAGGATACATCGTCGTTTTGAGACGAATATCCCTCACCAGAAGATTACGACCGACACTTCAGAATTCAAATACTATGAAGCAGATTCACAGGGACATTTGACTCTGCGCAAGCTTTATCTGGATCCTTTCCTGGACATGTTCAATAATGAAATCATCAGCTATGGAATAGCCAAATATCCTTCGGCTAACAGCATACTGGAAGCTCAAGCCAAAGCAATCAAAATTACTGCTGATTGTCCGTATCGAAGAACATTTCACTCCGATCAGGGCTGGGCATACCAAATGAAATTCTATACCAAAAGACTAAAAAACGAACGAATTTTTCAGAGCATGTCTCGAAAAGGCAACTGTCATGATAACGCTGTAATGGAAAACTTCTTCGGCTTACTGAAGCAGGAAATATATTACGGAGTGACCTACTACAGCTACAAAGAATTAAAAGGCGCTATCGAACGATACATCAAATACTATAACGAGCAAAGAATCAAGGAAAAACTGGGCTGGAAAAGTCCTGTTCAATACAGGCTTTCCTTGCAGGCAGCATAA
- a CDS encoding autotransporter outer membrane beta-barrel domain-containing protein, with the protein MYGKKATLEGLILGSILSMTVFGVAGAATTNIGPVTLDGTAAEVTKEGAVATLGKEESVVSIGKMAGEDPYSFFLVGDQKVDVLGKKVDSSAMMAALGSNLQAGNGNTDTVTITGNPVASESAWGQYGIMAYGQGAKVTVQAKNIAISTKSENSYSGAVWAQNNTSDKVAPKDAASVSLNGDTISITAPNLGIVNYSNGQININGDLTLSAPTAISARGYSTTNINTDGKHSAVINGNIEFETPATKSNPHNSGNDIDANVNLNLNGTESVWNGRAYEKYKDEGSEEESEHLSGNEYVGEDTHLNLTMNDGATWNVTGDTIMGNLQADSSTINVKPAMTRMNSNTMNLNRSTLNFEGTNQLINVESLSGNDATINTASLDNQLRVSKQSDAKNLTIHGTGAIADSIARDNSNAQKLANVAVMADTDQSVANQITTDEGVLAGTYNLKVTDGKVDMPHSTYTPNVTNVGIASMATMNLMTWRQENNDMNKRLGELRDSEGQEGVWARMARGEAKYGARNMKNQYNYYQVGYDIKAGKNWTVGAAYSKTDGNTTFSRGKSDNDHNGVALYGSYLSDDGSFVDLIGKYARLDTDYHVVGGVGDGDYDTNAYSFSAEYGKRFHGQQGFWIEPQAELTYGRVDSADYTSTRGAHIHHDSMDSLVGRLGFSAGKDIKAGHLYVRASYLYDFDGDTNVAMSYNGLKENYKDDIGGGWWEVGLGANLNLSKATHLYMDVEKNYGGDVATPWQWSLGVRYSF; encoded by the coding sequence ATGTACGGAAAAAAAGCAACACTGGAAGGACTCATTTTGGGAAGTATCTTGTCCATGACTGTTTTTGGTGTAGCTGGAGCAGCTACAACTAACATCGGGCCAGTAACGTTGGATGGGACTGCAGCGGAAGTCACCAAAGAAGGTGCTGTGGCGACTTTGGGTAAAGAGGAAAGTGTAGTTTCCATTGGAAAGATGGCAGGGGAGGACCCGTACAGCTTTTTCCTGGTCGGTGACCAGAAAGTCGATGTATTAGGGAAAAAAGTTGACAGTTCTGCCATGATGGCAGCCCTCGGTTCTAACCTGCAGGCTGGCAATGGCAATACGGATACAGTGACAATCACAGGGAATCCGGTTGCCTCTGAATCAGCATGGGGCCAATACGGGATTATGGCCTATGGCCAGGGAGCCAAGGTCACGGTTCAGGCAAAAAATATCGCTATCAGCACAAAGTCTGAAAATTCGTATTCTGGAGCCGTCTGGGCACAGAACAATACTTCCGATAAAGTAGCTCCTAAAGATGCGGCTTCCGTTTCTTTGAATGGGGATACAATTTCCATTACGGCTCCCAACCTGGGCATCGTGAATTATTCCAATGGGCAGATTAATATTAATGGCGACTTGACGTTGTCGGCACCTACGGCTATTTCTGCCCGCGGTTATTCCACGACGAACATCAATACGGATGGGAAACATAGTGCGGTAATCAATGGGAATATCGAATTTGAGACGCCGGCTACAAAATCCAATCCACATAATAGTGGAAATGATATCGATGCCAATGTCAATCTGAATTTGAATGGAACGGAATCTGTCTGGAATGGACGTGCTTACGAAAAGTATAAGGACGAGGGTTCCGAAGAAGAAAGTGAACACTTATCAGGGAATGAATATGTAGGTGAAGATACTCACCTTAATTTGACTATGAATGACGGTGCAACCTGGAACGTAACAGGTGATACCATCATGGGCAATTTACAGGCAGACAGCAGTACGATTAATGTAAAACCTGCAATGACGAGAATGAACAGCAACACGATGAATCTTAATCGCTCCACGCTGAACTTTGAAGGTACCAACCAGCTTATCAATGTGGAATCTTTAAGTGGAAATGATGCTACCATCAATACGGCCAGTCTGGACAACCAATTGCGGGTCAGCAAACAAAGTGATGCAAAGAATCTGACCATCCACGGCACAGGTGCTATCGCCGATTCCATTGCCAGAGATAACAGCAATGCACAGAAACTGGCCAATGTGGCAGTCATGGCGGATACAGATCAATCGGTGGCCAACCAGATTACCACGGATGAAGGGGTACTGGCAGGGACCTATAACCTTAAAGTGACCGATGGCAAGGTAGATATGCCACACAGCACCTATACTCCGAATGTGACCAATGTTGGCATTGCTTCCATGGCAACAATGAATCTCATGACCTGGCGCCAGGAAAACAATGATATGAATAAACGTTTGGGCGAACTCCGGGACAGTGAAGGACAGGAAGGCGTTTGGGCTCGGATGGCACGTGGTGAAGCTAAATATGGCGCTCGCAATATGAAGAACCAGTACAATTATTACCAGGTAGGGTATGATATCAAAGCCGGTAAAAACTGGACCGTTGGGGCTGCCTACAGCAAGACGGACGGGAATACCACTTTCAGCCGGGGCAAGAGTGACAATGATCACAATGGTGTAGCTCTCTATGGTTCTTATCTCAGCGATGACGGAAGTTTTGTGGATCTGATTGGTAAATATGCCCGTCTGGATACGGATTATCATGTCGTCGGCGGTGTCGGAGATGGGGATTATGATACCAATGCCTATAGTTTCAGCGCCGAATATGGGAAACGGTTCCATGGACAGCAGGGATTCTGGATCGAACCTCAGGCTGAACTGACGTATGGGCGGGTCGATTCGGCTGATTATACATCTACCCGGGGAGCCCATATCCATCACGACAGCATGGACAGTCTAGTTGGCCGTCTGGGCTTTTCCGCAGGAAAAGATATCAAAGCAGGCCATCTCTATGTGAGAGCTTCCTATCTGTATGATTTCGATGGAGATACCAATGTGGCTATGAGCTATAATGGCCTGAAGGAAAATTACAAAGATGATATTGGCGGTGGCTGGTGGGAAGTCGGCCTGGGTGCCAACTTGAACCTGAGCAAGGCAACACATCTGTACATGGATGTAGAAAAGAACTATGGCGGCGACGTGGCAACACCATGGCAATGGAGTCTTGGTGTTAGATACTCCTTCTAA
- the argF gene encoding ornithine carbamoyltransferase, with translation MALRNKDLISIHDLSVGEVATILDVSRKLKKKQKLGEPHEYLKGKTLAMIFSKASTRTRVSFETGFHQLGGHPIYMSEATSQIGRGEPVKDTARVLSRFVDGIMIRTYSHEAVKELADYATVPVINGLTDLLHPCQALTDMFTILEYKDVLKGRKLVYVGDGNNMAHSLMFACAKVGMNMVCASPKGYQPNPRIVAEAKVDASITGATITVTEDMEEAAKGADVLYTDVWASMGEENEREVRMKALHDYQINQHLLDLARPDAMVLHCLPAHRGEEITDDVIEGPHSAVFDEAENRLHVQKAIMALLMSDAVL, from the coding sequence ATGGCTTTAAGAAATAAGGATTTGATTTCCATCCATGACCTGTCGGTGGGGGAAGTTGCCACCATCTTGGATGTAAGCAGAAAACTGAAGAAAAAGCAGAAGCTGGGCGAGCCGCACGAGTACCTGAAAGGGAAAACGCTGGCCATGATCTTTTCCAAAGCTTCTACCCGTACACGGGTCTCATTCGAAACGGGGTTCCACCAACTGGGCGGACATCCCATCTATATGAGTGAAGCCACATCCCAAATCGGCCGGGGGGAACCGGTCAAAGATACTGCCCGGGTACTGTCCCGTTTCGTGGACGGCATCATGATCCGGACCTACTCCCATGAAGCAGTGAAAGAACTGGCCGATTACGCCACGGTTCCTGTGATCAACGGCCTGACCGACCTGCTCCATCCCTGCCAGGCCCTGACGGATATGTTCACCATCCTGGAATACAAGGACGTGCTCAAGGGCCGGAAACTGGTCTATGTGGGCGACGGCAACAACATGGCCCACAGCCTGATGTTCGCCTGCGCCAAGGTGGGCATGAACATGGTGTGTGCCAGCCCGAAGGGCTACCAGCCCAATCCCAGGATCGTAGCGGAAGCCAAGGTGGATGCCTCCATCACCGGCGCCACCATTACGGTGACGGAAGATATGGAAGAAGCCGCCAAGGGCGCCGATGTGCTGTACACCGATGTGTGGGCCAGCATGGGCGAAGAAAATGAGCGGGAGGTGCGGATGAAGGCCCTCCACGATTACCAGATCAACCAGCACCTGCTGGATCTGGCCCGGCCCGATGCCATGGTGCTGCACTGCCTGCCGGCCCACCGGGGCGAGGAAATCACCGACGATGTGATCGAAGGACCTCATTCGGCGGTATTCGACGAGGCGGAAAACCGTCTGCACGTCCAGAAAGCCATCATGGCCCTGCTGATGAGCGACGCCGTGCTGTAA
- a CDS encoding copper amine oxidase: MQKRLMGLFCAGLALFLPWGNRASASDIQDLAWKEDVPYYRQIQGTITHGGPKLIFSDSPEMVGKIGIMYRDTVSGPVRLFFHHVNDTRTDKRLAVLLRRTTIRPTAVSMGRNGISRPNEDWLAAGKEAQSKYYRSAPNGRKLVLDGPRDILNNGRGYILHPQELVTGIVDLNFDKPVEVSFIMMPVDADPRISAEVYSILPPDEGGHVLRGTFEGADVRVDLPGAFPADSGEIWGVKLADDVEDPYVRGIDVTRNEPVVNYGNYGVMYAVNFQTRGSRATQMRFNPYGGAYAGEGVLSLEGATAQYIRIPDDRQSFGWNGDGETMKLGVVPAGKSGTFFFSPPGSSNLPVRIFWEGIREDRKEQTAAGTGNADSLSRWRARRKLKQAASGKKATDSGSTARKAGKPANPQNTSRESLLDRIDRTMTINEAN, encoded by the coding sequence GTGCAGAAGCGATTGATGGGCTTATTTTGTGCCGGGCTGGCTCTGTTCCTTCCCTGGGGGAACAGGGCTTCAGCATCGGACATACAGGATCTGGCCTGGAAGGAGGATGTTCCCTATTACCGGCAGATCCAGGGAACCATCACCCACGGGGGACCGAAACTGATCTTTTCGGACAGCCCGGAGATGGTGGGGAAGATCGGTATCATGTACCGGGATACGGTCAGCGGGCCGGTGCGCCTGTTCTTCCACCATGTAAATGACACCCGGACGGACAAGCGGCTGGCGGTACTGCTTCGGCGGACCACCATCCGCCCTACGGCGGTGTCCATGGGCCGGAACGGAATCTCCCGGCCCAATGAGGACTGGCTGGCCGCAGGCAAGGAAGCCCAGAGCAAATATTACCGGTCGGCTCCCAACGGCCGGAAGCTGGTGTTGGACGGTCCCCGGGACATCCTGAACAACGGCAGGGGGTACATCCTCCATCCCCAGGAACTGGTGACGGGGATCGTGGACTTGAACTTCGACAAGCCGGTGGAAGTTTCTTTCATCATGATGCCCGTGGATGCGGATCCCCGGATCTCGGCGGAAGTATATTCCATCCTGCCGCCGGACGAAGGGGGCCATGTGCTCCGGGGCACCTTTGAAGGGGCCGATGTAAGGGTGGACCTGCCCGGCGCCTTCCCGGCGGACAGCGGGGAAATCTGGGGTGTGAAGCTGGCGGATGATGTGGAAGACCCCTATGTACGGGGCATCGACGTGACCCGGAATGAGCCGGTGGTCAACTACGGCAATTACGGGGTCATGTACGCCGTCAATTTCCAGACCCGGGGAAGCCGTGCTACCCAGATGCGGTTCAACCCCTACGGGGGCGCCTATGCAGGGGAAGGGGTCCTGAGCCTGGAAGGGGCAACGGCCCAATACATCCGGATCCCTGATGACCGCCAGTCCTTTGGCTGGAACGGGGACGGAGAGACCATGAAACTGGGTGTGGTGCCGGCTGGCAAGAGCGGTACCTTCTTCTTTTCGCCGCCCGGTTCCTCTAACCTGCCCGTACGGATTTTCTGGGAAGGTATCCGGGAAGACCGGAAGGAGCAGACTGCTGCCGGAACCGGCAATGCGGACAGCCTGAGCCGCTGGCGAGCCCGCCGGAAGTTGAAACAGGCAGCGTCCGGAAAGAAGGCGACGGATTCAGGATCCACGGCCAGGAAGGCGGGGAAACCGGCCAATCCGCAAAACACCTCCAGGGAAAGCCTGCTGGATCGCATTGATCGGACCATGACAATCAATGAAGCTAATTAA
- the argH gene encoding argininosuccinate lyase: protein MNKTKLWGGRFSKDTNALVDAFNASIDYDKRLYHEDIRGSIAHAHMLATCGIISEEDARAIEKGLKEILKEIQEGTFQFSTELEDIHMNVEAALTEKIGDAGARLHTARSRNDQVALDMHMYMKKEVTEIMDLLIQFEQALLTMAEKHLKTLMPGYTHLQRAQPITFAHHMLAYFNMLRRDFRRLQGVWEGADIMPLGAGAVAGTTLPIDRFQVAKELHFSQVYGNSMDAVSDRDYVLEFLGFASVLMMHLSRLSEEMCLWSSTEFGFIELDDAFATGSSMMPQKKNPDISELVRGKTGRVYGHLTALLTTLKGLPLAYNKDLQEDKEGFFDAIDTVKFSLQVYRDMVLTTKVNEERMAEAVHKDFSNATDLADYLVRKGLPFRKAHGVVGKAVAKAIAEHKLLGQLTLAEYKELSPLFEADLLECLKPENCVAARTSYGGPAPENNAQQVQLGKEALAKQQAVLEDLKQKL, encoded by the coding sequence ATGAACAAGACGAAATTGTGGGGAGGCCGGTTCAGCAAGGACACCAATGCCCTGGTGGACGCCTTCAACGCCTCCATCGATTACGACAAGCGGCTGTACCATGAGGACATCCGGGGCAGCATCGCCCACGCCCATATGCTGGCAACCTGCGGCATCATCAGCGAGGAGGATGCCCGGGCCATTGAAAAGGGCCTGAAGGAGATCCTGAAGGAAATCCAGGAAGGGACCTTCCAGTTCTCCACGGAACTGGAAGACATCCACATGAACGTGGAAGCCGCCCTGACGGAAAAAATCGGGGATGCGGGAGCCCGGCTCCACACCGCCCGCAGCCGGAACGACCAGGTGGCCCTGGACATGCACATGTACATGAAAAAAGAGGTCACCGAAATCATGGATCTGCTGATCCAGTTCGAACAGGCCCTGCTGACCATGGCTGAAAAGCATCTGAAGACCCTGATGCCCGGCTACACCCATCTCCAGCGGGCCCAGCCCATTACCTTTGCCCATCATATGCTGGCCTACTTCAATATGCTCCGCCGGGATTTCCGCCGGCTCCAGGGCGTATGGGAAGGGGCGGATATCATGCCCCTGGGCGCCGGTGCCGTGGCCGGGACCACCCTGCCCATCGACCGGTTCCAGGTGGCGAAGGAACTGCACTTCTCCCAGGTGTACGGCAACAGCATGGATGCTGTCAGCGACCGGGACTACGTGCTGGAATTTTTGGGCTTTGCTTCCGTGTTGATGATGCACCTGTCCCGGCTCAGTGAAGAAATGTGCCTGTGGTCTTCCACGGAATTTGGCTTCATCGAGCTGGATGACGCCTTTGCCACCGGTTCTTCCATGATGCCCCAGAAAAAGAATCCGGACATCTCTGAACTGGTGCGGGGAAAGACCGGCCGGGTGTATGGCCATCTCACGGCTCTGCTGACCACCCTGAAGGGCCTGCCCCTGGCGTACAACAAAGATCTGCAGGAGGATAAGGAAGGCTTCTTCGATGCCATCGATACGGTGAAGTTCTCCCTGCAGGTATACCGGGACATGGTCCTGACCACAAAAGTGAACGAGGAGCGGATGGCGGAAGCCGTCCACAAGGACTTCTCCAATGCCACCGATCTGGCCGATTACCTGGTGCGCAAGGGCCTGCCCTTCCGGAAAGCCCATGGAGTGGTGGGGAAGGCCGTGGCCAAGGCCATTGCAGAACACAAGCTGCTGGGCCAGCTGACCCTGGCTGAATACAAGGAGCTGAGCCCCCTGTTCGAAGCCGATCTCCTGGAATGCCTGAAACCGGAAAACTGTGTGGCCGCCCGGACCAGCTACGGCGGGCCGGCCCCTGAGAACAATGCCCAACAGGTGCAATTGGGGAAAGAAGCCCTGGCAAAGCAGCAGGCTGTGCTGGAAGACTTGAAACAAAAATTATAA